One segment of Pontibacter akesuensis DNA contains the following:
- the cobA gene encoding uroporphyrinogen-III C-methyltransferase, producing the protein MASRRKEPRNIAAAQQASPKYILPKLTLVGAGPGDEDLITLKGMKALQQADVVLYDALVNPELLQHAPADAPRIYVGKRAGAHYLKQEEINNLIVDFAFSHGHVVRLKGGDSFVFGRGYEELAHADKFNIQTTVVPGISSAIAVPELQQIPLTIRGVNESFWVITGTTSSGDISSDVHLAAQSNATVIILMGVRKLPQISQIFAAAGKADTPVAVIQNGSLPDEKIALGNIHNIVERVEAKQVGAPAIIVIGEVVNYHPALRYALSLQQPQELAFVEA; encoded by the coding sequence ATGGCATCAAGAAGAAAAGAACCAAGAAATATTGCTGCAGCGCAGCAGGCATCGCCAAAGTATATACTGCCAAAATTAACCCTGGTAGGAGCTGGTCCGGGGGATGAAGATTTAATTACCTTGAAAGGGATGAAAGCGCTGCAACAGGCGGATGTGGTGTTGTATGATGCGCTGGTAAATCCGGAACTGTTACAGCATGCACCGGCTGATGCGCCTAGAATTTATGTAGGCAAACGAGCTGGGGCGCATTACCTGAAGCAGGAGGAGATCAACAACCTGATTGTGGACTTTGCCTTTTCGCACGGGCATGTGGTGCGCTTGAAGGGTGGGGACTCCTTTGTGTTTGGCCGCGGCTACGAAGAGTTGGCACATGCTGATAAGTTTAACATTCAGACAACGGTGGTGCCGGGAATATCCAGTGCCATCGCGGTGCCGGAGTTACAGCAGATTCCACTCACGATCCGGGGTGTGAACGAAAGCTTCTGGGTGATAACCGGGACTACCAGTTCTGGTGACATATCCTCGGATGTGCACTTAGCCGCGCAATCCAATGCAACGGTGATAATTTTGATGGGAGTGCGTAAATTGCCGCAAATTTCACAAATCTTCGCAGCAGCCGGTAAAGCCGACACACCTGTAGCCGTTATCCAGAATGGCTCTTTGCCAGATGAAAAAATAGCGTTGGGCAACATCCACAACATTGTGGAGCGTGTAGAGGCAAAGCAGGTAGGAGCTCCGGCCATCATTGTGATAGGTGAGGTGGTGAACTACCATCCGGCCCTGCGCTATGCCCTGTCACTGCAACAGCCGCAGGAATTGGCCTTTGTGGAAGCATAA
- a CDS encoding TSUP family transporter, with amino-acid sequence MEHLQKDQIALPSPVKEGAEAANPLFPVFLKLEELQTLVVGGGAVGLEKLSAILANSPQAHVRLVAPEIREDIWALAAKHPTVKLDVREFHEDDLVDTDIVLVATNDPVLNKAIRDLAKSRKILANVADTPQQCDFYLGSVVQKGSLKFGISTNGKSPTVAKRVKEVLNEAFPEEIDQVLGKMGKIRAQLNGDFAEKVKQLNALTEGLVAPVPKRKSKVNLTSVLVTLFAAIALMVTGHLLFTYIPLQTIGNAAMDVAGQVDSDILIFILAGFVAQLIDGALGMAYGVSATTFLLSFGVSPVAASASVHASEIFTSGVSGWMHLKFGNVNSKLFKNIVLPGVLGAIVGAYLLFSFEEYLYVIKPLVAVYTLVLGILILKKVLQKKVKKQPVKRLGMLATVGGFLDAIGGGGWGPIVSSTLIAKGRNPMYTIGSVNLAEFFVSIASSATFVAFAGISHWQVIVGLILGGSISAPIGARLARKLPVKTMMIIVGIVVIIVSLRLIMMALPF; translated from the coding sequence ATGGAGCATCTCCAAAAAGATCAAATAGCATTGCCTTCCCCAGTGAAGGAGGGAGCCGAAGCGGCAAACCCGCTATTCCCGGTTTTTCTGAAACTCGAGGAATTGCAGACGCTGGTGGTTGGCGGTGGGGCGGTAGGACTGGAAAAGCTTTCTGCCATACTTGCCAATAGCCCGCAGGCGCACGTGCGCCTGGTAGCTCCGGAGATCCGGGAGGACATCTGGGCGCTGGCAGCCAAACACCCAACGGTAAAGCTGGACGTGCGGGAGTTTCACGAGGATGATTTGGTTGATACTGACATTGTGCTGGTTGCTACCAATGACCCTGTGCTGAACAAAGCCATCCGGGATCTTGCCAAATCTAGGAAGATACTGGCCAATGTGGCCGATACGCCGCAGCAGTGTGATTTTTACCTGGGCTCGGTGGTGCAGAAAGGAAGCCTGAAGTTTGGCATATCTACCAATGGCAAGTCGCCCACTGTGGCGAAGCGGGTAAAGGAGGTACTGAACGAGGCCTTTCCGGAGGAGATTGACCAGGTACTGGGCAAGATGGGCAAAATACGCGCCCAACTGAACGGCGATTTTGCAGAGAAGGTAAAGCAGCTGAACGCGCTCACGGAAGGGCTGGTGGCGCCGGTGCCGAAAAGGAAGTCGAAGGTTAACCTTACCTCTGTTTTGGTCACGCTGTTTGCCGCAATTGCCCTGATGGTAACAGGGCACCTGTTGTTCACTTACATTCCGTTGCAAACCATCGGCAACGCCGCCATGGATGTGGCCGGACAAGTGGATTCGGATATCCTGATATTTATACTTGCCGGTTTTGTGGCGCAGCTGATTGATGGGGCTTTGGGCATGGCCTATGGCGTGAGTGCAACGACTTTCCTGTTGAGTTTCGGGGTGAGTCCGGTGGCGGCCAGTGCGAGTGTGCACGCCTCGGAGATCTTCACCTCGGGTGTATCCGGCTGGATGCACCTGAAGTTCGGAAACGTGAACAGCAAGCTATTTAAAAATATTGTGCTGCCGGGCGTGCTGGGGGCTATTGTTGGGGCCTACCTGCTGTTCAGCTTTGAAGAATACCTGTACGTTATTAAGCCGCTTGTGGCAGTTTACACGCTGGTGCTGGGTATCCTGATCTTAAAGAAAGTGCTGCAGAAGAAGGTGAAAAAGCAGCCGGTGAAGCGGCTTGGGATGTTGGCAACAGTTGGTGGTTTCCTAGATGCCATCGGCGGTGGCGGCTGGGGCCCGATCGTGTCGTCCACTCTAATTGCGAAAGGGCGTAATCCGATGTATACGATTGGCTCTGTCAACCTGGCGGAGTTCTTTGTGTCCATTGCCAGCTCTGCTACCTTTGTCGCATTTGCAGGTATTTCGCACTGGCAGGTGATAGTAGGGCTTATACTTGGCGGCTCCATTTCAGCCCCGATTGGGGCCAGGCTGGCGCGTAAGCTGCCGGTAAAAACCATGATGATTATCGTAGGCATCGTGGTGATCATCGTGAGCCTAAGGCTGATCATGATGGCGCTGCCTTTTTAA
- a CDS encoding trans-sulfuration enzyme family protein, with protein MENETGAIRLQAERSQYREHSVPLYLTSSFTFEDAEQARAVFAEEEQGQVYSRYANPNVDELLQKMCYLEKAEDGFAFASGMGAIFGCLGALLQAGDHVLACRSVFGSTHQLLTNIFPKWGVSYSYADAGKPEEWELLITPATKLILIETPSNPGLELIDLEWLGALKRKHNLLLLVDNCFATPVLQTPADFGADLILHSATKYIDGQGRVLGGIAVGSKELMAQIRYFARHTGPAMSPFNAWILSKSLETLTLRVEKHSENALKLAEALEGNSALEKVNYPFLPSFPQYELAKKQMKQGGGIVTLEVKGGYDAAKRFIDHLQMASISANLGDTRTIVTHPASTTHSKLKEEERAATGITPGLVRVSVGLEGINDIIADITQALEQV; from the coding sequence ATGGAAAATGAAACCGGGGCGATACGCCTGCAGGCGGAGCGGTCGCAGTACAGGGAGCATTCGGTGCCGCTATACTTAACCTCCAGCTTTACCTTTGAAGATGCCGAGCAGGCGCGTGCGGTGTTTGCCGAAGAAGAGCAGGGGCAGGTATATTCCCGTTACGCAAACCCAAACGTAGATGAGCTCCTGCAGAAAATGTGTTACCTGGAGAAGGCGGAGGATGGCTTTGCTTTTGCCTCGGGTATGGGCGCTATTTTCGGTTGCCTGGGAGCGCTGCTACAGGCCGGTGACCATGTGCTGGCCTGCCGTTCGGTTTTTGGCTCTACGCACCAGCTGCTAACAAATATCTTCCCGAAGTGGGGTGTCTCGTACAGTTATGCCGATGCAGGTAAGCCGGAGGAATGGGAGCTCCTGATTACGCCCGCCACAAAACTTATATTGATAGAGACACCCTCCAACCCGGGGCTGGAGCTGATCGACCTGGAATGGCTTGGTGCGTTGAAGCGGAAGCATAACCTGCTGCTGTTGGTGGATAATTGTTTTGCCACACCCGTACTGCAAACGCCTGCCGATTTTGGAGCTGATCTGATACTGCACTCTGCTACCAAGTATATCGATGGTCAGGGGCGGGTATTAGGTGGAATAGCCGTTGGCTCTAAGGAACTGATGGCGCAGATCCGCTACTTTGCCCGGCACACAGGCCCGGCCATGTCGCCGTTCAACGCCTGGATTTTATCGAAGAGCCTGGAGACGCTGACACTGCGGGTGGAGAAGCACAGTGAGAACGCCCTGAAACTGGCTGAGGCCCTGGAAGGAAATTCAGCGTTGGAGAAAGTTAACTATCCGTTCCTGCCCTCTTTCCCACAGTATGAGCTGGCCAAAAAGCAGATGAAGCAAGGCGGAGGCATTGTGACGCTGGAAGTAAAAGGCGGCTATGATGCAGCCAAGCGTTTTATCGATCACCTGCAGATGGCCAGTATCAGTGCCAACCTCGGCGATACGAGAACAATTGTCACGCATCCGGCTTCTACCACGCATTCCAAACTAAAAGAAGAAGAGCGTGCGGCCACAGGCATTACACCGGGGCTGGTGCGTGTGTCGGTAGGACTGGAAGGTATCAATGATATTATTGCCGACATAACACAGGCGCTGGAGCAAGTGTAG
- a CDS encoding OsmC family protein: MEVNLTRVDQDFHFAATGASGVEINIDGSPEIGGHNAGARPMELLLMGLGGCSAIDIIQILKKKRQQIDSFKINVKADRIAGQVPSLFKQIHVHFILGGQLEEAKVQQAIQLSMDKYCSVAAILYKTTTISYSHELVK; this comes from the coding sequence ATGGAAGTTAACTTAACCCGCGTAGACCAGGATTTTCACTTTGCGGCCACAGGTGCATCAGGAGTTGAGATTAATATAGACGGATCACCTGAAATCGGTGGGCACAACGCGGGAGCCCGCCCAATGGAATTGCTGCTGATGGGCCTCGGCGGTTGCAGCGCCATCGACATAATTCAGATTCTAAAGAAGAAACGCCAGCAGATCGACTCCTTCAAAATCAATGTGAAAGCAGATAGGATAGCAGGTCAGGTTCCTTCGCTGTTCAAGCAGATCCATGTTCATTTTATACTTGGCGGACAGCTGGAGGAAGCAAAGGTGCAACAGGCCATCCAACTGTCGATGGACAAGTACTGCTCCGTAGCTGCCATACTTTACAAAACCACCACCATCAGCTACAGTCATGAGTTGGTGAAGTAA